The Rhododendron vialii isolate Sample 1 chromosome 6a, ASM3025357v1 genome includes a window with the following:
- the LOC131330749 gene encoding calcium-binding protein KRP1-like codes for MASNSAQPSFEDMLPIMAEKLGGKGLIGELCNGFELLVDGDKGAITFDSLKRNAAVLGLQGLSDGDLRSMLREGDLDGDGALNQMEFCVLMFRLSPELMEQSEVLLEEALEQEFKGFY; via the coding sequence ATGGCGTCCAATAGTGCCCAACCGAGTTTTGAAGACATGTTACCCATAATGGCCGAGAAATTGGGCGGGAAAGGGCTGATCGGGGAGCTGTGTAATGGGTTTGAGCTGCTGGTGGACGGTGATAAAGGGGCGATCACGTTCGACAGCCTGAAGAGAAACGCCGCCGTGTTGGGGTTGCAGGGATTGAGCGACGGTGACCTGAGGAGTATGTTGAGGGAAGGGGATTTGGACGGCGATGGGGCGCTGAATCAgatggagttttgtgttcttatgTTCAGACTGAGTCCTGAGTTGATGGAACAGTCTGAAGTTTTGTTGGAGGAGGCGCTTGAACAGGAATTCAAAGGCTTTTATTAA